From the Manis pentadactyla isolate mManPen7 chromosome 15, mManPen7.hap1, whole genome shotgun sequence genome, the window AGACGGTATGCAAGGCATGGGTGACTGTGTTGGGACTGCAGAGctgaggctctgggaggcctCAATTTCCCTGTGAAGGGTTGGCCGGCAGGCCCCCAGCCACACAAAGCCCAGCTCACAGCCCCCTGCCCAGCTTTGTTCTCTGCTTCAGCAGACAGGGGCGGGGATGGGATGGGGAGGAGGTGTATCAGCCTTGCAGCTTCTACTCAGCAGGACCACCACAGGGTCAGGCTCCAGAGGGCCTCTTTCCTCTCTCACtggccttcccctcccctctctggccaccagccctgcccccatAGCCAGGGTCAGAATGGGAACAATCAAGGAAGTAGGGGCTTATCAGACCCCCACTCTGGTTCTGCCTGGTGGTTCCTCTATCCAAATACCAAAGACAGGAAATTGAGCCTCCAAGAGTGGTAACTGACCTCAGGTTACTTGTTCAGTGTGGGAAGGGATTCAAATGCAGGTCTGTTCTCTTCTCCATCAATCATCATCTGTCCTGGGGGCAAGTGGTCTGGGGTTCAGAGAATGCCCCGTTGTTGCCACTGATTGGAGTTATGAGGGTGAGGGtcggggtgaggtgggggtgggctTCCACTTTGCCAAGAGCCCGGAACAGTAGGAGGGGGTGTTGAAACTGGGAAGGAAAGTGGGGCTGAGGTTGTGTAGAGCCTGGATGATGGGAGCAGGGGATTAAGGCTTCATTCTGAGGGAGCCTTGGAAAGGTTTTCAGCAGCAGAATGATACTGTTATTTTTGGGAAGATTCCACGGGCTGCTTAGATAGTGAATGGATTCAAGGGGGCAAGATGGGATGGGACTACAGAGGGACTGCTTCAGTGTCCAGGCAGCAGGGAGAGGCCAGGGCAAGGGTAGCGGGAGACAGGGGGTGGCTGTGCATAATACAGTGCATGCCAGCTGAGGCCTGATAGCAAGAAGGCAGGAAGACATCAGGGCTGTGACTGGGTCTCAGGCTGACCTACAGTAGAGTCCTTTACTTTTGCTGAGTGACTTTGGGAAGCAGCTTAGCATTACTAGgtgtgtttcctcatctgtaaagtgggactcAAGCCATGTTTGATGGGGTCGCTGTAGGAGTCTGGTGAGAAAGTACTGGTGCTCTGCCAGGGGGCAGTGCCTACCAGAGGTGGGTCTCAGAAAGGAGGGAGGGCTGATGACTGCTGGTAGATGGGGTGTTCAGGGGCCTGAATCCTGTCTGGACCCTGGGCCAGGGTTGTCTCAGTCTGGACTGGGCCACACTGGGAATTCACTGGCTTTCCTGCCCTGGGCAGGCTGTGACTCTGGCTTTGGCAAGGAGACTGCCAAGAAGCTAGACTCCATGGGCTTCACTGTGCTGGCCACCGTGTTGGAATTAGATGGCCCTGGTGCCCTAGAGCTGCGTGCCTGCTGTTCCCCTCGCCTAAGGCTGCTGCAGATGGACCTGACCAAGCCAGCGGACATTAGCCGAGCCCTGGAGTTCACAAAGGCCCACACGGCCAGCACGGGTCAGTGGGCATGGCTCCACCAGGAGAGGGTGTGGCTGGGTGGGTGTGAAAGGCCAAGGATTGGAGGTTTGCTGCTGGGCTGACCAGAAGCTTCCCTCCTCACTCCATGCCCTCAGGCCTCTGGGGCCTGGTCAACAATGCGGGCCACAACGATATAGTGGCCGATGTGGAGCTATCTCCCATGGCCACGTTCCGCAACTGCATGGAGGTGAATTTCTTTGGTGCACTCCAGCTGACCAAGGGTCTTTTGCCACTGCTGCGCCATTCAAGGGGTCGTATCGTGACCGTGGGCAGCCCGGCAGGTGAGTGCCCTCCCCAACTGGAGCAGAAAACATGCctgtggggtgggagggatgCTGGAGCCCCTGGCCCAGGCTGGAGCCCCTGGTTCACTACCAATCCATCCCCAGGAGACATGCCATATCCATGCTTGGCAGCCTATGGGACCTCCAAAGCGGCCACGGCACTGCTCATGGACACATTCAGCTGTGAACTACTGCCCTGGGGGGTCAAGGTCAGCGTCATCCAGCCTGGCCTCTTCAAGACAGGTGGGGGTTGGGGTTTAGGGTGTGGTGTGGTGGATGTGGGGCTTAGGGCTGAAGAAAGAGGGGTGGGCATGATCTTATCTGGGGTGGGGTAAGATCTAGGATATGGGCACAGCTTTGGCTAGAGGTTGTGGGTTATGAGTTAGTTGGTTTATGGCTCTGGTTGTGGGTTAGTTGGTCCCAGGTCTGGTTTGGGTTTCCCTAATGACCCTATTCTGACCTTGCCACTCCTTCCCCAGAGTCAGTGCAAAATGTGGGCCACTGGGAGCAGCGCAAGCAGCTGCTGCTGGCCAGcctgccctcagagctgctgcagGCCTATGGCGAGGACTACATTGAGCACTTACACAGGCAGTTCCTGCAGTCCCTGCGCCTggcactgccagacctcaacccGGTTGTAGATGCCATCACCGACGCACTGCTGGCAGCTCAGCCATGCCGCCGCTATTACCCGGGCCGCGGCCTGGGGCTCATGTACTTCATCCACTACTACCTGCCCGAGGGCCTGCGGCGCCGCTTCCTGCACTCCTTCTTCATCAATCCTTGTCTGCCAAGAGCACTGCAGCCTGGCCAGCCTGGCCTTACCCCCGCCCAGGATACAACCCGAGATGGAGACCCACTTCCAGGCCCGCATGGGGCCCGATGAGCCATGTGCATATATGGCCTAGCTGCTCTCACAGAAGAGGTCCCATGAGCCCTTGGCCCTCCCCTGGGCACTGTGACCCCCAAGTCTGCCCTAGAGCTTGGCGAGGCTGGGGCTTCCCAGTGAACCTCCAGGCCTTTCTACTGCTTCATGAGCCCAAACAGACCCTCCTGGGCACAAGGCTCTACCCTGCAGCTTGGAGAACCCAGCTGGATGGGGAGCTTAGTGCAACACTTAGCTGTAGCCTTTGAGAGGATCTTGCAGACAGTGCCTCTGCAAACTAAGGAGTGACTGGGTGGATTAGGGTCCCTCCACTGCCTCAGGATTATTTCTCAACACCTGTGCCTCACTGCTGCGATTCAAAGGGTGAATCCTGACTCTTTCTTGACTGGCTTAAGAGTTAGGGCCCCAACCACAAGGAGAGCACATACCCCTACATGCCTGATTGccacttttaaaataaagacaaatcttTATTTCTCCTAGGATGGGGGAAATCCTGTGTTTGGAGGGGTGACTGCCTGTGTGACAGGCTGTGGCTGTGTGATTGGGAACTGCCTGGGGAACCCCTGGGGGTCGGCATAAGAGCGGAAGCTCTGGGCACAGACTGTGGTTCACACATACCCTGCTTCTTTGACCTTGGGCAGACGGTTCTGTTAGCCAGAGGTTTGGGTTTCTTCACAACAAAATGGGGGCAATGCTCCTGGCAGAGGGAACTGTAGGGCTCAATGAAGCAAGTAGCCTGGGGGTCCTTTAGGGCCAGGGCCTAGCTCCACAGGCCTAAGCCTCCAGCAGAGGAAGGGCTGTCCTCTGGTGACCCCCCGGCCCAAGGAAGCTCACTGCATAGGGAGAGGACCAGCCTGGGGCTGCCAAGTGAGACTGATGGGTAGAAGGCTTAGGGAGGGGGGTACTAGGCAAGGGTGGGACCCAAGGAAGAGGGTGTCTGGGAGAAGTACTAGGGCTCAAAGGAAAGAGCAGACAGCAGGCTTAGAGAGGGCAGTTTATTGTCTCAGAGGGGCAGAGCTGAGGGCCGGGTGCAGAGCTACTTCCTCCACTCCCCAAGGACGCACTATCCCTGCGCCTGGGCCATGGCTCTGGGGGTGACTCATAGAGGGGACGGGAGGCTCACGCTGCCCTCGGGTTCTCAGGGAGGGACACAAAAGTGACCACATGCTTCTCAGACATGTCAGTGGCTGTAAACAGGGCCGAGAGGACCTCCTTGCTCAGGAGAGGGGCTTGGTCCATCCTTGGTCGAGGGAGCACGTGCCCAGCCCCTTTTCAGGCCCAAGAACAGTCTCAGAGTCGGGGAAGCTGGGCAGCCACCAGGACAATGTGCTGTCCCCCAGGGCAGGCAGGTGAGCCGTGGGCTCTGTCACAGCACACGAGGACACGTACTTGTGGGGAGCCTAGAAGATGGGGATGTAGTTGTCGATCTTGGCACGGTGCCGCTGGGCAATGCACTCGGCAATCCACACAATGTTGCGACATTCCTGCTCCTTGAGCTTCACGAAAGCATAGAAGACACCAAAGTGGAACTGGTTCAGGAAGGCCAACTTGTTCAGTTTCACCTGTGGACAGAGGCAGGCGTGGTGTGTGCAGGTGGCAGAGTCGGGCCTGAGGCCCCAACCCCTCCCTATGACGGCAGGCCTGGCCCTCACCTCATGCTCAAAGAATCGGTCCTCCAGGGTCTTGTCTCCCGGGTTGCTGCCTGCACCCTCAAAGAGCAGTTTGTACTCCTGGCCCAGGGAAATGGTAGGAAGCAGGAACGTGAGTGTAACTGGGTGTAGGTGGGGATGCGGGCGCCAGTATGCCCGCCCGCCCACCATCCTGCAGCTGGGGCACTCACCGGGTAGTAGTCAGCCACGTTCTTCACCTGCTCGTAGTCATCAGCCCGAGCCAGCTGGGCCAGGCCCTCAGGGTAGAGCCGACCACAGTGTGGAAAGAGCTTGGCACGGTCCTCCTTAGACAGCTCTGTGCCGAAGGAgttgatggtgatgatgaaggCACGGCGGTCTGCTTCAAACTGTGGGGTCAGTGCACAggaaggagtggggaggaggcagcagccagtCAGTGGGCAGGGCTCCCCCCAGGCCAGGGCTTCAGAGAACCTGCGGGTCGGGGTGGGGGTAGGCAGGCACTAACCTCTAGGATTGGGCACATGGCATCGGCCGTGGTCCCGCCCAGAAGGGTGCAGAACTTGTAGAAGGACTCCAGGTAGGCCTGAAGAACATGCAGCTTGCTCAGCCCAGGCAGCAAGGCTCTAGGGGCCTGCCAGGCCTCCTGCCCACagtctcctccccagcccctttcacGATGAGTCCCAACCACACACCCATGGATTGGCCAGGGGCAGCCCCCCTATCAGAGCCCGTGAAACATCCACAAATTCCAACTGCTAATCAGCCGAGCAGCAGCAGCCTACCACCTCCCCTCACCCAGGAGGGATGGGGCAATTTCTGGCTGGCTTTTGGCTTCATGGTGCCATACCCCTGTGCCCTCATCCCACAGTGGgccaggctcagagaggggctTTGTCTCCCCACTGCCTTTCCCCAAAATCTCCCCTCCTCAGGCTCAGAAAACCACATGTCAATTG encodes:
- the HSD11B2 gene encoding 11-beta-hydroxysteroid dehydrogenase type 2, producing MERWPWPSGGAWLLVAARALLQLLRADLRLGRPLLATLALLAALDWLCQRLLPPPAALAVLATAGWIALSRLACPPRLPVATRAVLITGCDSGFGKETAKKLDSMGFTVLATVLELDGPGALELRACCSPRLRLLQMDLTKPADISRALEFTKAHTASTGLWGLVNNAGHNDIVADVELSPMATFRNCMEVNFFGALQLTKGLLPLLRHSRGRIVTVGSPAGDMPYPCLAAYGTSKAATALLMDTFSCELLPWGVKVSVIQPGLFKTESVQNVGHWEQRKQLLLASLPSELLQAYGEDYIEHLHRQFLQSLRLALPDLNPVVDAITDALLAAQPCRRYYPGRGLGLMYFIHYYLPEGLRRRFLHSFFINPCLPRALQPGQPGLTPAQDTTRDGDPLPGPHGAR